One genomic window of Bacillus mycoides includes the following:
- the bshB2 gene encoding bacillithiol biosynthesis deacetylase BshB2, whose amino-acid sequence MERHVLVVFPHPDDEAFAAGGTIRLLTDQGVPVTYACGTLGQMGRNMGKNVFANRETIPNIREKELKDACEAMGIQDLRMLGFHDKTLEFEDVDFVADKIEAIIQEVNPSRIITFYPEHGVHPDHDAFGRAVVRAVSRMPKEERPVIHAVAITRNREAVLGEPDVVNNISEVFEHKLAALGAHRSQTEAMLEETHAKIKNKDAATLKWLQLEQFWTYKWE is encoded by the coding sequence ATGGAGAGACATGTACTTGTTGTATTTCCGCATCCAGATGATGAAGCATTTGCTGCGGGAGGAACAATTCGCTTATTAACAGATCAAGGAGTACCTGTAACATATGCATGCGGTACTCTTGGACAAATGGGACGTAACATGGGGAAAAATGTATTCGCTAACCGTGAAACGATTCCAAATATCCGTGAAAAAGAATTAAAAGATGCATGTGAAGCGATGGGGATTCAAGATTTAAGAATGCTTGGTTTCCATGATAAAACGTTAGAATTTGAAGATGTTGATTTTGTTGCAGATAAAATTGAAGCGATTATTCAAGAAGTAAATCCATCTCGAATTATTACATTTTATCCAGAACACGGCGTACATCCAGATCATGATGCATTTGGCCGTGCTGTAGTTCGCGCTGTATCACGTATGCCAAAAGAAGAGCGTCCAGTCATTCATGCAGTTGCGATTACGAGAAATCGCGAAGCAGTACTCGGTGAGCCGGATGTTGTAAATAATATTAGTGAAGTATTTGAACATAAATTAGCTGCACTAGGCGCGCATCGTTCACAAACAGAAGCAATGCTTGAAGAAACACATGCAAAAATAAAAAACAAAGATGCAGCAACATTAAAATGGCTGCAACTTGAACAATTTTGGACTTATAAATGGGAGTAG